Part of the Paeniglutamicibacter sulfureus genome, GGCGGTTACGTGCATGCCGGAGTGGACTGGGGCTTCGGCGGACAATGTGGCTCTCCAGTGCGCGCAGCTGCGGACGGAGAGGTCTGGATGGCCGGCTGGGGCGGAAGCTCCGGAAACAAGGTCACGATCAGCCACGGCGTGGTCAAGGGCCGGGCACTGGCAACGAACTACCATCACATGCAGCGGATTGTGGTCGGTGTCGGCCAGAACGTTCAGCAGGGCCAGCTCATCGGCTACGTAGGAACGACCGGCAACTCCACCGGCTGCCACATGCACTTCGAAACGATTCTTAATGGTGCGGCCGTAAACCCATTGGGACTTCTCTAGCGGTAAGCTATAAGCTCGCCAAGTGACGAAACCACTCGCGGAGAGGAGTTGCCAACGTGTCTAAGAAAGACCCGGAACAGCGGATTATTGCCAGCAACCGCAAGGCCAGACATGACTTCGAGATTCTCGATACCTACGAAGCCGGAATGGTGCTCAGCGGAACTGAAGTGAAATCCCTGCGCGAGGGCAAGGCTTCGCTGGTTGATGGATTCGGCCAGTTCTACCGCAATGAACTGTATGTGGAGAATGTCTACATCCCGGAGTACCTCAATGGCTCGTGGACGAACCATGCGGCCCGGCGGCGACGCAAGCTGCTCCTGCACCGCCAAGAGCTGCTGAAAATTGAACGCAAGATCAATGAATCCGGTCTGACGATCGTACCGCTGAGCCTGTATTTCAAGAACGGGCGTGCCAAGATTGAAATTGGCGTTGCGCGCGGTAAGAAGGAATACGACAAACGCCAGAGCCTGCGTGAAAAACAGGACAATCGCGAGGCACTTCGCACGATGAGGGAACGTAATCGCGGAGCTCGTGAGTAGTTGCGCATCCTCGTCTCGGGAACCCACCGGTTCCCTCCACTCCTTTTGGCCGCGGTCCAACAGGGAATAGACGTGAGGCGATTGTGCGTTAGACTAGATATGCACGGTTGATGCGTGTGGTTGGGGCGGCGCAAGCTGCCCGTTGACAACAAAATACGGGGATGATCGGTTTCGACGGTGTGAGTCGCGACATGTGAAGCGGGCCGAGGATGCAAAGTTATCTCGTTAACGCTCTTTGCAAAACAATAAGTGCCGACTCAAAGCGCACTGACTTCGCTCTCGCTGCCTAAGCAGCCAGACAGTCCGTAAGCCAGGGGATGCTATCGCCCCTGTTCCTTACGTCATTTAGATAGCCACTGCGGGAAGTTATCGTTACCGGAACGACCTGCATAATTTAGGTAACTGTGCCCGGATCAGCCGCTTGTTTGCATGACGGCTGGGGCAGAGAAAATCCAACGCAAACTGCGCCCGGAGAAGACCTGGCAACACCACATCGGACGGGAGTTCAATTCTCCCCATCTCCACAATGAACGCCCTGCGGATCTTCGGATCCGCAGGGCGTTTCTTGCGTTAACGAGAACTCCCCGTTTCCAGAGGCGGCGAAAATCTGTGGACAAGCCGCTGCCGAGCCATCGAGGTTGGCTTCCAGAAGCTCAGGAGAGCCCTCCCTTGTGCGGGGGTGTATGGACGGAGCTTTCGGTAGCACCTGTGGAACGAACCGGTAGCACTGGTGCGAGAACCCGGTAGCGCCCGGCCCGCCGCACCAGCACCCCACCGCTTTAGCTTGCCGGCTCAGCTCGTTGATCGGCGTGGGCACGTCGGCGCATATTCGGCCCGTCAAGCTGGATCAGCTCACTGCTGGAAACAATGCGGTTAAGGATCGACTCGGCGATCACCGCATCGTGCAGCGACTTGTACCAGTCCTCGGGATCGAACTGCGACGTCACCACCGTGGCGCCCCGGTGTTCACGTCCTGCGAGGATATTGAGCAGTTCGCTCGCGGTCTCCGGGCTGATCGGCGTGGTCAGGAAATCATCCAGGACCAGGACATCGCAGTCGTGCAGGTCTCCGAGGAACTTCAGCCGTTCGGAGTCCGCCCGATGATAGACCGCGAGCTTATTGGCCAGGTCATCAAGCCGGAAGTAGCGTGCCGTGTGGTCGTGCCGGCAAGCCGCGTTGACCAAGGCCTGGGCCAGATACGATTTGCCGACACTTGATTTCCCGAGGATCACCAGGTTCGTCGTCTGCTCAATCCACTGGCACGATGCGAGCCGTGCCACGACCTCCCGGTTCAGCGTCCTATCGGGCAGATAGTGGATCTCTTCAATGCAAGCGGCCGGGTTGGGCGTTTTCGACTCCTTGAGCAGTTTCACCACCCGACGCTGGGCCCGGGCCGTGGTCTCCTGGTCCAAGGCGTGACGGACCTTGCGGGAGAACGTCCATTCGTCATAGGCCGGATCGTTGGCCATGTCGATGACAGCCTGGCCGAACGCGGTCATCCGCAACCTGGTAAACAGCCCCATGTCATCTTCCGTCAGGTGGTGGTCAAGCACGGCCTTCCCCCGTCGTCGGCTCGGTCAGGCTTGCGTTGGTCAGCGCCTCGAGACTGAACTGCGAGATCCCGTCCAGGTGGGCACGGCTGGTATCCCGGACGCCCACCGTTCTCCCCGTCGCAGCGGACGGCCCCGGGCCAGGAGCGAGAGTTGCAGGACGCCCGGCATGGTCCGCACGCAGGACGGCGATGCGATGCTTGACCGCGGTATAGCTGATCGGGTTCCTCGCGTCGTGCACGCAGAGGTCGTGGCAGGCCTGTTCCAACAGGCTGCGGTTGTTGCCTTTCCCCAGCTCGAGGATGTTCAAGCACGACCGGTAGCCCTGGGCTTCGATCTTCTTCCGCTCCAGCAACCGGGTCAAAGCCTGGACCGTGTAGGGGCCGACCTTGGTCGCTTGCCGGATGAAATAGGCCCGGGTCCATAGCAGTGAGGTGTCCTCATACCCGTGCGGCGCGTGGTCGGCGTCGGTGACGTAGGAATGACGCCGCGCCCCACGCTGGTGCGAAGCGATCACTGCCCCGTCGGCAAGGATCGTGACCTGCTCACCGACCACCCGCACGTCCAGGGTCTGCCCGGCGTGCTGGTGCGGAACCGAGTATTTGATCGTGTCGACCTGCACGTGCCAGTCCCGCGAGACCTTCGCCTTGCGCCACTGAACTTCCCGCCACGGCTCATCCGGGAGGCCGATCAACTCGGGGCGCTCGGCTTCCTCGAACCACTCACGCCGGGAGCGGGGCTCACCGCGGAAGGGCGTCCGTTCGTTGATCATGTCCATCTGTTCGGCCACGGCCTCATTGAGCTCATCCAGGGTCGTGAAGCGCCGGTCGGCAAGATAGTGGATGATCCAGTTCGTCACGATCTTCACCCCGGCCTCGACGTGGCCTTTCTCTTGCGGCTTGTAGGATCCGGTCGGGACTGCCGCGCTCTGGTAATACTCCAGGAAAGCCTCATAGGACTGGTTCACGTCCCGGGCCTTTTCATAGCGGCTGATCTGGTTCGAGGCGGTCGAGGCATTGTCGGGAATGACCAGTTGGGTCACGCCTTGAAAATATTCAAAGGCCCTGCGGTGCATCTGGCACCACGCTGGAAGCTTCTCGTCCAGGGACCCGTACGCGAAGATCATGCCCGAATACGGCAACGACGCCACGAAGACCGAGACCTTCGTGGTTTCCCGGGTGATGGGGTCGGTCAGCTGCATCTTGGTCCCGGCCCAGTCGACCTGCATCGTGCGTCCGGGTTCGTGCGTAAGCGGGCTGGTCAGGTCGTTGGCCTTCACGTGCTCGGCAACGATCTGGCAGAACCGTTCATACCCGTAAAACCGGGCGGAGCCCGTGTGCGGGGTGTCCAGGTAGCGGGCCCACATGACCTTTAACGGTGGCTTTTTCCGGCCGATCCGGGCCTTCACCACGGCATCGATGTTGACGGGAACGAACTCGCTGGACACGTTCTTGCGGCCATCGCTGAAAAGCCGGTCAAGGTCCTCATCGCTGAGCGCGTCGACCTGATCAAGGGTGGTCAGTTTCTGGTCGTCAAGGACCTGGCGGGCCTTGGAGATCGTTCGATGCGAGCAACCGGCTCGCGCTTGGACCTGCCGATACGAATTGCCCTGCACCAGCAGGGCCATGATCTGTCTGTAATCAGCCACTACGGTCGGTTTCCTTTCACTGGCCACGACCTGTTGCCGTGGGTGAAAGCAATCCTGACTCTGAATGCTCCGAAGTGCTACCGGATACTTACATGTTTGCTACCGGTTCGTTCCACAGGTGATACCGAAAGCTCCGCCTAAACACGGGGGAGCGCCCTGCCTCGTTCGCGGGATTCATGCGTCTGAACGAAGCTCGGCTCCCGTCACCGGGCAGCCTAAAGGGGACGGACAGCGGCGGGGCACCGGATCGATTCCGGTGCGCTCCGCCGCCGTCCGCCCCCTCAGTCGGCAGAGCGCGGGCTGCCATGGCGGGTGGGGGTGAAGGCTACTCGCCGGCGCCCGTGGTGATCGACGGCGCGGACTTCGGTGCCTTCAGCGCCGCGAGACGTGCCTCAATCTCGGTCTGCTCGCCCAGGTCCTCCAGCGAGTTGAACTGGGCGTCCAACGACGAGGAGGCGAGTTCGGCGGCACCGCGCACTCGGGCTTCTTCGCGACGGATCTTTTCCTCGAAGCGGCTGACTTCGCTGGTGGGATCCATGATGTCGATGCTCTTCACGGCTTCCTGCACCTGGTTCTGCGCCTGGGCGGACTTGGCGCGGGCAACGAGTTCGTCGCGCTTGGAAAGGAGCTGCTGGCGCTTGGACTTCATGGCGTCCAGGCCCGACTTGAGCTTGTCAACGATGTCCCGCTGCGAGGTGATGGTTGGCTCGGCGGACTTCGCCTCCGACTCGGACTGCATCTGGCGCTGGATGGCGACCTTGGCCAGCGAATCGAATTTGTCGGCATTTGCGCCGTCGCCAGCGGAACGGAACTCATCGGCCTTGCCGGAGGCGGCCAGTGCCTTGTTGCCCCAATCCGAGGCGGCCTGGACATCCTCGGTGTAGTCTTCCTCCATCATGCGCAGGTTGCCGATGGTCTGCGCCACGGCGGTTTCGGCCTCGGCGATGTTGTCGGTGTAGTCGCGCACCATTTGGTCGAGCATCTTCTGCGGATCTTCCGCGGAATCGAGCATGGCGTTGATATTGGCCTTGGCCAGCTGTGCGACACGACCAAAAATAGACTGCTTTACCACGGTGAGACCTTTCGTTGACTGTCTTGTTGAACTTTTCCCTGTCGCGCTTCCGTGTGCCGGAACTGCGTTACTGCAATCAAGGGGCGGGGCTGGCCGTGGCAGGTGGCCGTCAGGCCGGCCGGGGCGGCACCTGCCTAGAAGTTGCCCCCGTCGCCACCGCCGAAGCCGCCTCCGAAGCCGCCGCCTCCGCCGCCGCCGAATCCACCGAAACCGCCGCCGCCAAAGAGGCCGCCGCCGGAGTCGCCCGAGTGCGAACCGCCGCGCAGGATGGAATCAATAAGGATGCCGCCGAGGATGGCACCGCCAAGACCGCTGCCGCCTCCGCGCCCTCCGCCAAAGCCGCCGCCGCCGAAACCGCCGCCGAAGCCATCGACATCGTTTTCCGCCTCGCGTGCTGCCTGGTCGGCCAGTGCGGAGGCATGCTCGGCATGGGACAGGGCGGTGGATGGATCCGAGGGGGCCAGGCGCAGGGCCTCCTCAAGGTTGCGCTGGGCCTCGGCGAGACGGGTGCGCGCGGTGGCACCGACGCCGCCGCGCCTGGCCCTGATGAAGTCGTCGGTGCCGCTGATCTTCATCTGTGCGGTGCGGATGGCGGACTGCAGGGACTCGGCCGCGCGGTTGGCGCGTTCCTGCGCATCGCGGATCTGGTTCAGTTGTTCATTGAGCGGGCGAAGACCGGCATCGACCTCCGAGACGAGCGCCACCGGGTTCACCAGGCCGCTGCCGACCTGGGACTGGACCGAGGACAGCGCTGCCTCAAGGCGGGCGACGGAACCGGCAAGCTCGGGGTTGGAACCGTTGGCGACAAGGGCGCGGCCCTGCGCAAGGTCCTTCGCGGCGGTGGAAACCAAGGATTCGAGGTCCGCCCGGGCCTTGTCCAGGTCGTCTCCGGCGTGGGCGATCGCTTCAAGCAGCACGGTTGCCTGGTGCACGGCGTCCTCGCCGGCCCGCACGGCCACGGCGGCCTCTGAGGTCTCGGACGAGGCGATCTTCGCCTCTGCGGTCAGCACCGCGGTGTTGGCGAAGTCGAGTCGGTCGGTGGCCTCGGCGATGTTGGTGTGGACCTGGTGCAGCGCGCCCTCGGTGTAGCGGGTGGCGAGTTCGGCGAGATGGTCCTTCACGGTGCCGACACGTTGGCGCATGGGCTCGATCTGCGCTTTGAGCGAGGCGACGGCCGCAGGTGCGTTCTGTTCGAGCTCGCGCAACGAGGTGAACTCCTCCGTGTGCAGTTCCAGTGTTTCGTTCACTGCCTCACAGCGGCGGATGATCTCCCCGAGCCAGGAACGCTGGTCGGCTTCGGTGTCGGGGATGTGGTCGTCCAGCTGCTGCTGCAACTTGAAGGACTCGGACATGTGCTCCTTGGCGGCAGCAATGTCCTCGGCGAAGGGCTTGATGGCGGCCTCGCCGAATTGGGCCTGCGCGAAGCCGACCTCCTGCTCGGAGGAGCGAATGGCATCGTCGGCGGCAATCAGCAGGCTGCCGGCCTTGGTGCGCAGGTCGGGGATGCTCAGCGATGCCAGCGGATCCAGCGGCTTGCCGTCGGGGCCCGTGGCCACCGGCGGGGGACCTGCGGGAAGCTTCTTGCGGCGTGCCAGCGCCCAGGCCGTGGCACCGCCGACCACCGCGACGCCGCCGACAAGGATCCATCCGGCGCCGCCGCCGGAGCCGCCCGATTCGTTCGAAGCGGGCTCGCCGCCGGTGGGCGACAAGCCGTTGGCCACGTTCTCGATGCCCGTGACCGCTGCCAGCGCAGCGGCCGCCCAGTCTTGCTGGGACAACTGCGGGGCGACCATCCTGTTGTAGATGGTGCTGCTGTCTTCGGCGGAAATGTCACCGTCCTCGTGGGCGACGAACTTCGCGTTGCGCTGCTCCACGGCGATGGCCAGGACCGCGTCGCTGGTGCCCATCTGCTTGGACTGCGCAACGGCATTAACCCATTCGTCGGGGTCGGCCGGATCGGAGAAGGTATCCACGTAGATAACGAAGAGCGACTGCCCTGTGTCGAGGCGCAGCTGGTTTACGGCGTCGGTCACTTCGGTGGCGTCGGACCCCAGAACCCGGGCCTGGTCCACCACGAATTCGCCCGGGGGAATCTGCACGGGGGAATCGGCCGAGGCCGGCGGTGCAAGCATGAACAGGGACAAGATTCCTGCGGAGGCAACAAGTGCCATCCGCCGGGGGAGCGACTTCATATTATTCCTTCACCCTTGCATGGTCGGCCGCGGAAACGTCGGGTCGGATGCGTGGATACTCGCAACTTTCCGGTTTCTGCTGTCGATGTTGAGTCTATGGGGGGCGATGCACGCGAGTCCACAGAATCGCCGGATCATCCGGATGCTGATGGCGAACAACGCATTCTCACAGCTAACACTCAGGTGCCCCTTTTCGCCGCCACAGCCCAAAAGGGCATAGTTGTAACCAGGAAATGCAGGATTATCCACCTTCAGGATGGGAAGAAAGCCATGAGCGAGAACGAGTCACAGAACCCGGGAACCCCGGCCGACGGCCGGCCGCAGCCCGAAGCCGGCGCCGTGCCGCCGCGTCCCGTGGCACCGCCAACCACCCCCTCCAGCGGTCCGGACGCCGCGCAGCCGGTTGCCATGGAGCAGCCCGCCGCGGACGAAGGGCGGGCTCCGGTGGACAAGATCGAGGGCGCCGCGGACCAGACGCAGTCAATGCCGCGCCACACCGCCGCGCAGCAGGATGCCACCGGCCCGCAGCAGCCGGTGCAGCGGCCCGCCTACGGACAAGCCTGGAACTCGCAGGGACAGCATTCGGCCTCGCCCTACGGGTCCCCGACCCCCGAGGACCACGCCGCGGCCTTCGCCGTGCCCCCTGCCCAGAACAATTCCCCGAAGAAGTTCACCTCCGGCGCCCTGATCGTGGGCATGGTTGCAGCAGCGCTCGTGGGTGCCGGCGGCGCGGTGGGCGCCAACTACGTGATGTCCTCCAACGGGACCACCGTCTCTTCGAGCACCCAGACGCCCCAGGGCGACGTGGTCATCAACAACCCGGAGAACGTCACCGCTGTCACCGCCGCTGCCGCCAAGGCCAGCCCCAGCGTCGTGACCATCGACGTCTCCGGCTCCGGCTCGGCCGGCTCGGGCTCCGGCATCATCCTGGACACCGCCGGACACATCCTCACCAACACGCACGTGGTGACCCTGGGCGGCACCACCGGCGACCCGTCGATCTCTGTGCGGACCTCGGACGGGAAGGTGCACAACGGCTCCCTGGTGGGAACCGACCCGCTCTCGGACCTGGCCGTGATCAAGATCGATGCACCGTCCCTGGTTCCGGCGACGCTGGGCGCCTCGTCCGAGCTGAACGTGGGTGACACGGCGGTAGCCATCGGTGCACCGCTGGGCCTGAGCGGCACCGTTACCGACGGCATCATCTCCACGCTGAACCGGACCATCTCCGTGGCCTCCTCGGCGGTGCCCGAACAGGACGAGAGCGCGGAGGGAGACGGGGGCGGCAACCAGTTCAACTTCCAGTTCCCCGGTGTCCCGGAGCAGCAGTCCGGGTCCGCCGGCTCGATCTTCATCAACGTGATCCAGACCGATGCGGCCATCAACCACGGCAATTCCGGCGGCGCACTGGTGGACGTCAACGGGGACATCATCGGCGTGAACGTCGCGATCGCCTCCTCCGGGTCCGGTTCCGAGGGCTCCTCGGACGGCGGGTCGATCGGCGTCGGCTTCGCGATCCCGATCGATTACGCCAAGCGCATCGCCGACGACATCATCGCCGACGGCTCGGCCTCGCACGGCATGCTCGGGGTTGAGGTGCTGGCCAAGCCCGCATCCGTGGAGAACGGCGGATCGTCGTCCTTCAGCGTCGGCGCCGAGGTCAAGAAGGTCGTTGCCGACAGCCCGGCGGCCGCCGCCGGCCTGGAGGTCGGGGACGTGATCACCGGGGTGGATGCCCGCACCATCTCCGACAGCACCTCGCTGACCGCCGCGATCCGTGAGCTCCCTTCCGGTGGAAAAGCGGAAATCCACTACATCCGCGGAGGGAACGCTGCCACCGCGAATGTGACGGTCGGGGAATCCCCGGCCAGCTGATTCCGGGCCCGCCCGCCACACGGGGTAACACGGCCGGTCCCGCCGCCCGCAACGCGGCGCAACACGCCGCAACCTTGCGAAATGTCACGGGACGCGGCGTGCCTGCAACAAGGACCACACCCCCTTCCTGCAGGCACGCCGCGTTTGGTGCGTCGGGGCCGGGAACGGGCAGCTCCCGGGGCCCGGGCAATGCCATCGGGCGGTGCCAGGCACCGATACGATATACGAGGGGAAGGGCCGGTCCCGCCCGCCTTTGGCGGAAGCCGGTGAGCACCGGCCGCCGTTTCCCCCCAGATCTGTCCACGTTTTCAGAAAGGCAGCAATGAGCCAGAACACCGGCACGCCCTTGAACATTCTCGTGTTGGTCAAACACGTGCCAGATGTCCAATTCGAGCGCCAGCTGACAGGTCCGGGCAACCGACTGGACCGCAAGGATTCCGTCCTGTCGGAACTCGACGAGTACGCCATCGAGGCCGCCCTGGCGCTGTCCGAGTCCCGCGGCGGGGACAAGGCCGGCAACACCGTCACCGCGATGACGATGGGCCCGGACGCTGCGGCGAACGCCGTGAAGAAGTCCCTGCAGATGGGTGCCGCGAAGGGTGTGCATATTTCCGATCCAGCGCTGGCGGGCTCCGACGCCGGGGCCACGTCCCTGGTGCTGGCCACGGCCATCAAGCAGCTGGGCGGCTTCGACGTGGTGCTGACCGGCATGGCCTCCACCGATGCGGAAACCTCGCTCGTGCCGGCGCAACTGGCCGAACGCCTGGGCATTGCGCAGCTGACCAACCTGTCCAAGGTCGAGCTCGACCCCGGATCCAACACGGTTACTGCGGTGCGCGAGGGCGAGGACGGGGCACAGACCCTGGAAGCCGGGCTGCCGGTGCTGCTCTCGGTCACCGACCAGGCCAACGAGCCGCGCTACCCGAATTTCCGCGGGATCCTGGCAGCCAAGAAGAAGAAGGTCACCACGCTCACGCTCGCCGAGTTGGGCCTGGCCGAATCGGCAGTGGGCGCCGCCGGGTCCGCGACCCGCGTCCTGGGCGCCGATCCGCGCCCGCCGCGCGCCGCCGGCGAAATCATCACCGACTCCGGCCAGGCCGGCATCGCGCTGGTTGACTTCCTTGCCGACGCCAAGCTGATCTAGCACCTACCCAAGGGGATACACGCATGATGAAGATATTGGTTTACATCCACGCCCCCGCCGGCACGCCGTCCAAGGGCCAGCGCGAGCTGCTGGCGCTGGCGGCACGGCTGGGCGATGCAAGCGCGGTGCTCGGCGGCCCGGCCGACGACGCGGCACTGGCGGGGCTTGGCGCAGCCGGCGCCACCGCTTTCTATGCCGCTGCCGGCGGCCTGGACGCCGACGGGCTCATCGCCCCCGCCGTATCGCTGCTGGAGGCAGCGGTGCGCGCATCGGGCGCCTCGGCGGTGCTGTTACCCAACAGCGTCGAGGGACGCGAAATCGCCGCCCGGACTGCGGTGCGCCTGGACGCCGGAGTCATCACCGACGCCATCGACGTGGACGCCGAGCTGACCGTGACCAAGCCGGTGCTCGCCGGCAGCTGGACCGTGAAGGCACAGGCCACCCGCGGACCGGCACTGATCACGCTGAAGGCCAACAGCATCGAGGTGCCCGAGGCGACGCCCGCCGGCGGCACAACCGCGCCGGTGCACGAACTCGAAATCGGCGACACGGCCCCGGCTGCCCGCATCACCGCCACCGCACCGCACACCGCCACCGGGCGCCCGGAGCTCTCCGAGGCCCGCTTCGTGGTGGCAGGGGGCCGCGGCGTCGACGGGGATTTCGGTCCCGTCGAGGACCTGGCCGATGCGCTGGGCGCGGCGGTCGGCGCCTCGCGCGCCGCCACCGACGCCGGCTGGATCGACCACTCGGCGCAGGTCGGGCAGACCGGCACCACTGTCTCCCCGCAGTTGTACATCTCCGCCGGGATCTCCGGGGCCATCCAGCAAAAGGCAGGCATGCAGACGGCCAAGACCATCATCGCGATCAACAAGGACCCCGACGCCCCGGTCTTCGAGATCGCGGACCTGGGAATCGTGGGGGACCTTGCCACGGTGCTGCCGCAGGCAGCCGCCGAGATCCGCCAGCGCAAGGGCTAGCGGGCGTGGGCATCTTTGACCCGGAGACCGAGCCGGTCAACCGGGTGCTGTGCTTCGGCGCGCACCCCGACGACCTGGACTTCGGGGCCTCGGGCACCGTGGCGGCCTGGACCGCTGCCGGCGTGCAGGTCGAATACTGCATCATGACCGACGGTGACGCCGGGGGATTCGATACGCGC contains:
- a CDS encoding electron transfer flavoprotein subunit beta/FixA family protein; translated protein: MSQNTGTPLNILVLVKHVPDVQFERQLTGPGNRLDRKDSVLSELDEYAIEAALALSESRGGDKAGNTVTAMTMGPDAAANAVKKSLQMGAAKGVHISDPALAGSDAGATSLVLATAIKQLGGFDVVLTGMASTDAETSLVPAQLAERLGIAQLTNLSKVELDPGSNTVTAVREGEDGAQTLEAGLPVLLSVTDQANEPRYPNFRGILAAKKKKVTTLTLAELGLAESAVGAAGSATRVLGADPRPPRAAGEIITDSGQAGIALVDFLADAKLI
- the istA gene encoding IS21 family transposase, yielding MADYRQIMALLVQGNSYRQVQARAGCSHRTISKARQVLDDQKLTTLDQVDALSDEDLDRLFSDGRKNVSSEFVPVNIDAVVKARIGRKKPPLKVMWARYLDTPHTGSARFYGYERFCQIVAEHVKANDLTSPLTHEPGRTMQVDWAGTKMQLTDPITRETTKVSVFVASLPYSGMIFAYGSLDEKLPAWCQMHRRAFEYFQGVTQLVIPDNASTASNQISRYEKARDVNQSYEAFLEYYQSAAVPTGSYKPQEKGHVEAGVKIVTNWIIHYLADRRFTTLDELNEAVAEQMDMINERTPFRGEPRSRREWFEEAERPELIGLPDEPWREVQWRKAKVSRDWHVQVDTIKYSVPHQHAGQTLDVRVVGEQVTILADGAVIASHQRGARRHSYVTDADHAPHGYEDTSLLWTRAYFIRQATKVGPYTVQALTRLLERKKIEAQGYRSCLNILELGKGNNRSLLEQACHDLCVHDARNPISYTAVKHRIAVLRADHAGRPATLAPGPGPSAATGRTVGVRDTSRAHLDGISQFSLEALTNASLTEPTTGEGRA
- a CDS encoding S1C family serine protease — protein: MSENESQNPGTPADGRPQPEAGAVPPRPVAPPTTPSSGPDAAQPVAMEQPAADEGRAPVDKIEGAADQTQSMPRHTAAQQDATGPQQPVQRPAYGQAWNSQGQHSASPYGSPTPEDHAAAFAVPPAQNNSPKKFTSGALIVGMVAAALVGAGGAVGANYVMSSNGTTVSSSTQTPQGDVVINNPENVTAVTAAAAKASPSVVTIDVSGSGSAGSGSGIILDTAGHILTNTHVVTLGGTTGDPSISVRTSDGKVHNGSLVGTDPLSDLAVIKIDAPSLVPATLGASSELNVGDTAVAIGAPLGLSGTVTDGIISTLNRTISVASSAVPEQDESAEGDGGGNQFNFQFPGVPEQQSGSAGSIFINVIQTDAAINHGNSGGALVDVNGDIIGVNVAIASSGSGSEGSSDGGSIGVGFAIPIDYAKRIADDIIADGSASHGMLGVEVLAKPASVENGGSSSFSVGAEVKKVVADSPAAAAGLEVGDVITGVDARTISDSTSLTAAIRELPSGGKAEIHYIRGGNAATANVTVGESPAS
- a CDS encoding electron transfer flavoprotein subunit alpha/FixB family protein, whose amino-acid sequence is MMKILVYIHAPAGTPSKGQRELLALAARLGDASAVLGGPADDAALAGLGAAGATAFYAAAGGLDADGLIAPAVSLLEAAVRASGASAVLLPNSVEGREIAARTAVRLDAGVITDAIDVDAELTVTKPVLAGSWTVKAQATRGPALITLKANSIEVPEATPAGGTTAPVHELEIGDTAPAARITATAPHTATGRPELSEARFVVAGGRGVDGDFGPVEDLADALGAAVGASRAATDAGWIDHSAQVGQTGTTVSPQLYISAGISGAIQQKAGMQTAKTIIAINKDPDAPVFEIADLGIVGDLATVLPQAAAEIRQRKG
- the smpB gene encoding SsrA-binding protein SmpB; this encodes MSKKDPEQRIIASNRKARHDFEILDTYEAGMVLSGTEVKSLREGKASLVDGFGQFYRNELYVENVYIPEYLNGSWTNHAARRRRKLLLHRQELLKIERKINESGLTIVPLSLYFKNGRAKIEIGVARGKKEYDKRQSLREKQDNREALRTMRERNRGARE
- a CDS encoding PspA/IM30 family protein: MVKQSIFGRVAQLAKANINAMLDSAEDPQKMLDQMVRDYTDNIAEAETAVAQTIGNLRMMEEDYTEDVQAASDWGNKALAASGKADEFRSAGDGANADKFDSLAKVAIQRQMQSESEAKSAEPTITSQRDIVDKLKSGLDAMKSKRQQLLSKRDELVARAKSAQAQNQVQEAVKSIDIMDPTSEVSRFEEKIRREEARVRGAAELASSSLDAQFNSLEDLGEQTEIEARLAALKAPKSAPSITTGAGE
- a CDS encoding TPM domain-containing protein, with product MKSLPRRMALVASAGILSLFMLAPPASADSPVQIPPGEFVVDQARVLGSDATEVTDAVNQLRLDTGQSLFVIYVDTFSDPADPDEWVNAVAQSKQMGTSDAVLAIAVEQRNAKFVAHEDGDISAEDSSTIYNRMVAPQLSQQDWAAAALAAVTGIENVANGLSPTGGEPASNESGGSGGGAGWILVGGVAVVGGATAWALARRKKLPAGPPPVATGPDGKPLDPLASLSIPDLRTKAGSLLIAADDAIRSSEQEVGFAQAQFGEAAIKPFAEDIAAAKEHMSESFKLQQQLDDHIPDTEADQRSWLGEIIRRCEAVNETLELHTEEFTSLRELEQNAPAAVASLKAQIEPMRQRVGTVKDHLAELATRYTEGALHQVHTNIAEATDRLDFANTAVLTAEAKIASSETSEAAVAVRAGEDAVHQATVLLEAIAHAGDDLDKARADLESLVSTAAKDLAQGRALVANGSNPELAGSVARLEAALSSVQSQVGSGLVNPVALVSEVDAGLRPLNEQLNQIRDAQERANRAAESLQSAIRTAQMKISGTDDFIRARRGGVGATARTRLAEAQRNLEEALRLAPSDPSTALSHAEHASALADQAAREAENDVDGFGGGFGGGGFGGGRGGGSGLGGAILGGILIDSILRGGSHSGDSGGGLFGGGGFGGFGGGGGGGFGGGFGGGDGGNF
- a CDS encoding ATP-binding protein produces the protein MGLFTRLRMTAFGQAVIDMANDPAYDEWTFSRKVRHALDQETTARAQRRVVKLLKESKTPNPAACIEEIHYLPDRTLNREVVARLASCQWIEQTTNLVILGKSSVGKSYLAQALVNAACRHDHTARYFRLDDLANKLAVYHRADSERLKFLGDLHDCDVLVLDDFLTTPISPETASELLNILAGREHRGATVVTSQFDPEDWYKSLHDAVIAESILNRIVSSSELIQLDGPNMRRRAHADQRAEPAS